In Bacteroides coprosuis DSM 18011, the following are encoded in one genomic region:
- a CDS encoding Anthranilate synthase (COGs: COG0147 Anthranilate/para-aminobenzoate synthase component I~InterPro IPR006805:IPR015890~KEGG: aps:CFPG_020 anthranilate synthase component I~PFAM: Chorismate binding, C-terminal; Anthranilate synthase component I, N-terminal~PRIAM: Anthranilate synthase~SPTR: Anthranilate synthase component I;~IMG reference gene:2504107530~PFAM: chorismate binding enzyme; Anthranilate synthase component I, N terminal region), with product MKTKINIRTTHLLADMDTPVSLYLKVRDLYPKSALLESSDYHGSENSMSIIGVLPLAEFKVENGLIHQSFCDEEVKPISVEDSDVLKELNHFIQSFEILNPQEGLVNGVLGYMGHEAVNYFYSFPQLASQEQPDNKKVPELYYLFYQFLIVINPHKNELILVENCPEGEESQTEELLQILQNRGILSYQFDIEGEEVSTISDAEHQREVEKAIQLTQSGQLEQIVVSRGFSQSFQGDEFMVYRSLRSINPSPYLFYFDFGSFRIFGSSPETHCKVVQGKATIDPIAGTYFRTGDDKKDQELAKCLLEDEKEITEHDMLVDYATQDLQEHCTDVHVEFYKQVQFYSHVIHLVSRVSGYVDPSVNTLQILAHTFPAGTLVGSPKLKALSALTGLEKQKRGFYGGCIGYIGLNGDLTQAITIRTFLSKHNTLYYQAGGGIVAQSQPQREVQEVKSKLQALKAAIHYAKLIKR from the coding sequence ATGAAAACTAAAATCAATATTCGTACCACCCATTTATTGGCAGATATGGATACCCCCGTGAGCCTTTACTTGAAGGTGAGAGATTTGTATCCCAAGTCGGCTCTACTAGAGAGTTCCGATTATCACGGAAGTGAAAACAGTATGTCAATTATAGGGGTGCTTCCTTTGGCAGAATTTAAAGTAGAAAACGGATTGATTCATCAGTCTTTCTGTGACGAAGAAGTGAAGCCGATAAGTGTAGAAGACTCTGATGTACTTAAAGAACTGAATCATTTTATCCAGAGCTTTGAGATTCTCAACCCACAAGAAGGGCTAGTCAATGGAGTTCTAGGGTATATGGGGCATGAAGCTGTCAATTACTTTTACTCCTTTCCACAACTGGCTTCTCAAGAGCAACCCGACAATAAGAAAGTACCCGAACTTTATTATCTTTTCTATCAGTTTTTAATCGTTATCAATCCCCATAAGAATGAATTAATATTAGTTGAAAACTGTCCAGAAGGAGAGGAGTCGCAAACCGAAGAGCTGCTGCAAATCTTGCAAAATAGAGGTATCCTCTCATACCAGTTTGATATAGAGGGAGAGGAGGTTTCTACCATTTCGGATGCTGAACACCAGCGTGAGGTAGAAAAAGCAATTCAATTGACTCAGAGTGGGCAGCTAGAACAGATTGTCGTGTCGAGAGGGTTCTCTCAATCTTTTCAGGGCGACGAGTTTATGGTTTATCGTTCATTGCGCTCTATCAATCCTTCCCCTTACTTGTTTTACTTTGACTTTGGTTCATTCCGCATCTTTGGTTCATCACCCGAAACGCATTGCAAAGTGGTGCAAGGGAAAGCAACCATCGACCCCATAGCTGGAACTTACTTTCGTACTGGCGATGATAAAAAAGACCAAGAGCTCGCCAAATGTCTTCTCGAAGATGAAAAGGAAATTACCGAACATGATATGCTGGTAGATTATGCTACTCAAGATTTGCAAGAACACTGCACAGATGTTCATGTAGAGTTCTATAAGCAAGTACAGTTTTACTCTCATGTGATCCATCTTGTTTCTCGAGTTTCTGGATACGTAGATCCTTCTGTCAATACACTTCAAATATTGGCACATACCTTCCCGGCTGGTACACTTGTGGGTTCTCCCAAACTCAAAGCGCTTTCGGCCTTAACGGGCTTAGAAAAACAGAAAAGAGGCTTTTATGGTGGGTGTATTGGCTATATCGGTTTGAATGGGGATCTCACACAAGCCATTACCATTCGAACCTTCTTGAGTAAGCACAATACATTGTACTATCAAGCAGGCGGGGGAATCGTGGCTCAATCTCAACCTCAGCGAGAGGTGCAAGAGGTTAAGAGTAAATTACAAGCCTTAAAAGCGGCTATTCATTATGCTAAACTTATAAAAAGATGA
- a CDS encoding hypothetical protein (KEGG: ppy:PPE_02440 hypothetical protein~SPTR: Putative uncharacterized protein;~IMG reference gene:2504107534), with protein MEGQQMMDQEQFMPDNRMVVSIGNWIVTMLIMIIPLVNIIMLFVWSFSSSTPKSKANWAKASLIFMAIGFVLMIAFWGTLTAAFLASSPVDSYY; from the coding sequence ATGGAAGGACAACAAATGATGGACCAAGAACAATTTATGCCCGACAATAGAATGGTTGTGAGCATAGGTAATTGGATCGTAACGATGCTAATTATGATTATTCCACTAGTCAATATTATTATGTTATTTGTATGGAGTTTTAGCAGTAGCACTCCCAAGAGCAAAGCCAACTGGGCAAAAGCATCGCTAATCTTTATGGCTATTGGATTCGTCTTAATGATAGCATTCTGGGGTACTCTAACAGCTGCATTCCTTGCTTCATCCCCCGTAGATAGTTACTATTAA
- a CDS encoding hypothetical protein (KEGG: dha:DEHA2F01078g DEHA2F01078p~SPTR: Probable transporter MCH1;~IMG reference gene:2504107532), producing the protein MNPTHLYFDIDVSATNYYLVPVDSYFSDCYNRKCIAIYCISNFKRKFFNESQTFKTKEDSF; encoded by the coding sequence ATGAATCCGACTCACCTCTATTTCGATATAGACGTAAGCGCCACCAATTATTATTTAGTACCAGTTGATTCATATTTTTCTGATTGCTATAATCGCAAATGTATAGCTATTTATTGTATTTCCAATTTTAAAAGGAAGTTTTTTAATGAAAGTCAGACTTTTAAGACTAAAGAAGATTCATTTTAG
- a CDS encoding Indole-3-glycerol-phosphate synthase (COGs: COG0134 Indole-3-glycerol phosphate synthase~InterPro IPR013798~KEGG: bth:BT_0529 indole-3-glycerol-phosphate synthase~PFAM: Indole-3-glycerol phosphate synthase~PRIAM: Indole-3-glycerol-phosphate synthase~SPTR: Indole-3-glycerol phosphate synthase;~IMG reference gene:2504107528~PFAM: Indole-3-glycerol phosphate synthase): protein MDNILTQILVEKQKTVAMQKEVVPVATLEKDISIHGHQGRLKAALQQSSLGIIAEFKRKSPSLGWIQKEARIDEIIPRYKSMGVSALSILTDTPFFGGKPSDLLQARELTDLPILRKDFIIDEYQVLETSAWGADAILLIAAALPLDKLKNLARLAKELGLNTLLEVHHEAELEYIHENIDVVGINNRNLSTFHTDIQTSLNLVSQLPPEMVKISESGIQSVEMLMNLREKGFQGFLMGEALMKELIPTQKWISLNHIEV, encoded by the coding sequence ATGGATAATATATTAACACAGATACTTGTTGAAAAGCAGAAGACTGTTGCTATGCAAAAGGAAGTAGTTCCTGTGGCTACCCTCGAGAAAGACATCTCTATTCATGGGCATCAAGGAAGACTGAAAGCAGCTCTTCAACAGTCTTCGCTGGGTATTATAGCCGAGTTTAAAAGAAAATCTCCCTCATTGGGCTGGATACAAAAAGAGGCTCGTATAGATGAGATTATACCTCGCTATAAGAGTATGGGGGTAAGTGCTTTGTCTATCCTTACCGATACTCCTTTCTTTGGAGGAAAACCTAGTGATTTGTTGCAAGCTAGGGAGTTAACCGATTTGCCCATTCTTCGAAAAGATTTTATTATCGACGAATATCAGGTATTAGAGACCTCTGCATGGGGTGCCGATGCTATTCTCTTGATAGCGGCTGCTTTGCCCCTAGATAAGTTGAAGAACTTAGCCCGTTTGGCAAAAGAGTTGGGTTTAAATACATTGCTCGAAGTTCATCATGAAGCCGAATTGGAATATATCCATGAGAATATTGATGTGGTAGGGATTAATAATAGAAACCTCAGCACTTTTCATACTGATATTCAAACATCACTGAATTTAGTAAGCCAACTGCCTCCAGAGATGGTTAAGATTTCGGAGAGTGGCATACAATCTGTGGAGATGCTTATGAATTTAAGAGAAAAAGGTTTTCAAGGTTTTTTAATGGGAGAGGCACTGATGAAGGAGTTAATACCAACACAAAAGTGGATCTCTTTAAACCATATCGAAGTATGA
- a CDS encoding hypothetical protein (IMG reference gene:2504107533) encodes MNELTISEMKKAVGTLFFILLFSIFAVWVKDNSANDFTPKYTSEESVELNTEAESSRL; translated from the coding sequence ATGAATGAATTAACTATTTCAGAAATGAAAAAGGCTGTGGGTACACTTTTTTTTATCTTACTCTTCAGCATTTTTGCAGTGTGGGTTAAAGATAACTCAGCCAATGATTTTACTCCCAAATACACATCAGAAGAATCAGTAGAATTAAATACTGAGGCTGAAAGCTCTAGATTATAG
- a CDS encoding hypothetical protein (KEGG: coc:Coch_1135 hypothetical protein~SPTR: Putative uncharacterized protein;~IMG reference gene:2504107537): MRRTLKLILVFLSFLALVVLFLLTIFWFRNRAFLGNPEEEFMGYLDQNQFDFNSQKLVKGDKLPFFNSDFYQNDIVLLGEIHGYADVQEIDEALFIHLNKTKGTRTYLIELDEAGAAQLNKYLSTSPKDNALLESAVLKLREVVPQQAGKQWIQKWSNLYDYNLNLPTSAKIKVVGLDWAEHQKGQGLSRDEIMVENFKQAIQNEGLVGESFYGFFGLMHVLQEKLPNSDYSYLAARLKKEGYTLSSIVCLDVESEVYLPANDIMPITPKDGKTKLMSMNGPIILLKGVLDFMAITQPHSITLFNLNRSYSPYRVKGIEKLHVRINFIGSDIQMVSKEHCPTDFTQYIVFMRGAKPITPLNE, translated from the coding sequence ATGAGAAGAACACTTAAACTAATCCTTGTTTTCTTATCCTTTTTAGCACTTGTAGTTTTGTTTTTGCTAACTATCTTTTGGTTTAGAAATAGAGCTTTTTTGGGTAATCCCGAAGAAGAGTTTATGGGTTATCTAGATCAAAATCAATTTGATTTCAATAGTCAGAAACTCGTAAAGGGTGATAAACTGCCTTTCTTTAATAGCGATTTTTACCAGAATGATATTGTGCTATTGGGTGAAATTCATGGTTATGCCGATGTGCAAGAAATAGATGAAGCCTTATTTATCCATCTCAACAAGACTAAAGGTACTCGAACTTATCTCATTGAGTTAGATGAAGCTGGAGCAGCTCAATTAAATAAATACTTATCTACTAGCCCTAAAGACAATGCCCTCTTAGAGAGTGCCGTGTTAAAGCTTCGAGAGGTAGTTCCTCAGCAGGCTGGAAAGCAATGGATACAGAAGTGGAGCAATCTCTATGATTACAATTTGAACCTTCCCACATCTGCCAAGATAAAAGTGGTAGGATTGGATTGGGCTGAACACCAAAAGGGACAAGGCTTGTCTAGAGATGAGATAATGGTCGAAAACTTTAAACAGGCTATACAGAATGAGGGGTTGGTAGGAGAGAGCTTCTATGGGTTCTTCGGTTTAATGCATGTATTGCAAGAGAAACTTCCCAATTCGGACTACTCATACCTGGCTGCCCGATTAAAAAAGGAGGGATATACCCTTTCAAGCATTGTCTGTTTAGATGTTGAGAGCGAAGTGTATCTGCCCGCCAATGACATTATGCCCATTACCCCTAAAGATGGAAAGACAAAACTGATGTCTATGAACGGTCCTATTATTCTACTGAAGGGGGTGCTCGATTTTATGGCAATTACTCAGCCCCATTCTATCACCCTATTTAATCTGAATAGATCTTATTCTCCCTATCGAGTAAAGGGCATTGAAAAACTACACGTACGCATTAACTTTATCGGTAGTGATATTCAAATGGTTTCCAAAGAGCATTGTCCGACAGATTTCACTCAATACATTGTCTTTATGCGTGGGGCAAAACCAATAACTCCCCTAAATGAATGA
- a CDS encoding hypothetical protein (KEGG: dvm:DvMF_0755 hypothetical protein~SPTR: Putative uncharacterized protein;~IMG reference gene:2504107535), which yields MKYFVNKEVQSSGSHQVHASRCLWIPDSPKRIYLGDFETSQEALEAAKQHFEKVNGCIYCCNPNPAK from the coding sequence ATGAAATATTTTGTAAATAAAGAGGTACAATCTTCGGGATCACATCAGGTGCATGCCTCTCGATGCCTTTGGATTCCCGACTCGCCCAAACGAATCTACTTGGGAGATTTTGAAACGAGTCAAGAGGCACTAGAGGCTGCTAAACAGCATTTCGAAAAAGTAAATGGCTGCATCTATTGCTGCAACCCTAATCCAGCAAAATAA
- a CDS encoding Nicotinate phosphoribosyltransferase (COGs: COG1488 Nicotinic acid phosphoribosyltransferase~HAMAP: Nicotinate phosphoribosyltransferase~InterPro IPR006406:IPR015977~KEGG: dat:HRM2_02990 nicotinate phosphoribosyltransferase~PFAM: Nicotinate phosphoribosyltransferase-like~PRIAM: Nicotinate phosphoribosyltransferase~SPTR: Nicotinate phosphoribosyltransferase;~TIGRFAM: Nicotinate phosphoribosyltransferase~IMG reference gene:2504107538~PFAM: Nicotinate phosphoribosyltransferase (NAPRTase) family~TIGRFAM: nicotinate phosphoribosyltransferase): MIINYFTDNDLYKFSVMYAIQRLYPWSYVKYEFINRGNNHFPKGFAEKMKAEVAHMANLKMTKDEKRYIEKKCYFFDPVFIDFLEGYQYDPNEVNISQNEEGELSVVVEGYWYRTVLWEVPLMAIISELYFQMTNTIPHDVEERAIAKAKNLAEIKADYSEFGTRRRFSFEVQDRVVKCLKEHSKEYFKGTSNIYLAMKHDTTPIGTMPHEWFMYHGALFGYRAANMKALEAWVEVFGGSLGITLTDTYTTDSFFESFSLKQAKLFDGLRWDSGDPFEFINKTLQFYKENRIDPESKTIVFSDSLNIDMVKRIKEYVGNKMHDTYGIGTFFSNDVGAKPLNMVIKITNVKSSPKGAYHRAVKLSDVHGKNTGDQKEIAICKMTLGLE, from the coding sequence ATGATTATAAATTACTTTACAGATAATGACCTCTATAAATTCTCTGTCATGTATGCCATACAGAGATTATACCCATGGTCGTATGTTAAATATGAATTCATAAATAGAGGCAATAATCATTTCCCGAAAGGATTTGCTGAGAAGATGAAAGCAGAAGTAGCTCACATGGCAAATCTGAAAATGACCAAAGACGAGAAACGTTACATAGAGAAAAAATGTTACTTTTTCGATCCTGTATTCATCGACTTTCTAGAGGGATATCAGTATGATCCCAACGAAGTGAACATCTCGCAAAATGAAGAGGGGGAATTATCGGTGGTTGTAGAGGGATATTGGTACCGAACTGTACTGTGGGAAGTGCCTTTGATGGCCATCATTTCAGAACTTTACTTCCAGATGACCAATACGATTCCTCATGATGTAGAAGAAAGAGCTATTGCCAAGGCTAAAAATCTAGCAGAAATCAAAGCCGATTACTCTGAGTTTGGAACCCGAAGAAGATTCTCTTTTGAAGTACAAGATAGAGTTGTAAAATGCCTAAAAGAGCACTCTAAGGAGTATTTTAAAGGAACAAGTAATATCTACCTCGCTATGAAGCACGATACTACTCCTATTGGTACTATGCCACACGAATGGTTTATGTATCATGGGGCTTTATTTGGCTATCGCGCTGCAAATATGAAAGCTCTTGAGGCATGGGTAGAGGTATTTGGTGGTAGCTTAGGTATTACTTTGACAGATACTTACACAACCGATTCATTCTTCGAATCATTCAGTTTAAAGCAAGCCAAACTATTTGATGGGTTACGCTGGGATAGTGGAGACCCCTTTGAATTTATTAATAAGACTCTACAATTCTACAAGGAAAATAGAATTGATCCAGAATCGAAAACCATTGTGTTTAGCGATTCTCTGAATATTGATATGGTAAAACGCATCAAAGAATATGTGGGTAATAAGATGCACGACACCTATGGCATAGGTACGTTCTTTAGCAACGACGTTGGTGCCAAACCTCTGAATATGGTTATCAAAATAACGAATGTAAAGAGTTCTCCAAAAGGAGCATATCACCGTGCCGTCAAACTATCAGATGTTCATGGTAAGAATACAGGAGATCAAAAAGAAATTGCTATTTGTAAAATGACTTTAGGTTTAGAATAG
- a CDS encoding hypothetical protein (KEGG: lby:Lbys_0970 hypothetical protein~SPTR: Putative uncharacterized protein;~IMG reference gene:2504107536): MEKFIKRNLITILGVLVGALGGYLYWRFVGCDSGTCAITSSPLNSTIYGAIMGGLVFSLFKKREKKDKD, translated from the coding sequence ATGGAGAAGTTTATAAAAAGAAATTTAATAACAATACTAGGTGTACTAGTAGGTGCCCTGGGAGGTTATTTATATTGGAGATTTGTAGGTTGTGATTCGGGTACTTGTGCCATCACATCTAGCCCTCTCAATAGTACTATTTATGGAGCGATAATGGGTGGATTGGTATTCTCTCTTTTTAAAAAGAGAGAGAAGAAAGATAAAGATTAA
- a CDS encoding Tryptophan synthase beta chain (COGs: COG0133 Tryptophan synthase beta chain~HAMAP: Tryptophan synthase beta chain/beta chain-like~InterPro IPR006654:IPR001926:IPR023026~KEGG: bvu:BVU_4087 tryptophan synthase subunit beta~PFAM: Pyridoxal phosphate-dependent enzyme, beta subunit~PRIAM: Tryptophan synthase~SPTR: Tryptophan synthase beta chain;~TIGRFAM: Tryptophan synthase, beta chain~IMG reference gene:2504107531~PFAM: Pyridoxal-phosphate dependent enzyme~TIGRFAM: tryptophan synthase, beta subunit) — MEKFKIDEQGYYGEFGGAYIPEILHQNVEDLQNSYLQILNDPSFQAEYQLLLKDYVGRPSPLYLSPKLSKKYGCKIFLKREDLNHTGAHKINNALGQVLLAQRMGKTRIIAETGAGQHGIATATVCALMGMPCTVYMGATDVERQSVNVEKMIMLGAKVVSVYSGNQTLKDATNEAIRDWCSHPQDTHYVIGSTVGPHPYPDMVARLQSIISKEAREQLLEQEGTEKPDYVVACVGGGSNAAGMIYNFLDDEEVQIYLAEAGGKGADTPYTAATIHCGTLGVIHGSKTLLMQTADGQVIEPYSISAGLDYPGIGPMHAYLSQIGRTHVLSINDDEAMNAALFLTRQEGIIPAIESSHALAALKYISFKPTDRVIVCLSGRGDKDLNTYLNYFKNEN; from the coding sequence ATGGAAAAATTCAAGATTGATGAACAAGGTTATTATGGAGAATTTGGCGGTGCCTATATCCCCGAAATTCTGCATCAGAATGTAGAAGATTTACAGAACTCTTATCTGCAAATACTGAATGATCCTTCGTTCCAAGCAGAATATCAGTTGCTGCTGAAAGATTATGTGGGCAGACCATCTCCTTTGTACCTATCTCCCAAATTGAGTAAAAAGTATGGTTGTAAAATCTTCTTAAAGCGGGAAGATTTGAATCATACGGGAGCACACAAAATCAATAATGCCCTTGGGCAGGTACTGTTGGCACAGCGAATGGGCAAAACACGTATTATTGCCGAAACGGGAGCAGGACAACATGGTATAGCTACAGCCACTGTATGTGCCTTAATGGGTATGCCTTGCACGGTGTACATGGGGGCTACCGATGTAGAACGTCAGAGTGTGAACGTAGAAAAGATGATTATGTTGGGAGCTAAAGTTGTGTCTGTGTATAGTGGAAATCAGACTTTAAAAGATGCTACCAATGAAGCCATACGCGACTGGTGTTCTCATCCTCAAGATACGCATTATGTAATCGGTTCTACCGTAGGTCCACACCCTTACCCCGATATGGTAGCTCGTTTACAATCTATCATTAGCAAAGAAGCTCGTGAACAGTTGTTGGAACAAGAAGGAACAGAGAAGCCCGATTATGTGGTGGCTTGCGTAGGTGGAGGAAGTAATGCCGCTGGAATGATTTACAACTTTCTTGACGATGAAGAAGTACAGATTTACTTAGCTGAGGCTGGAGGAAAGGGTGCCGATACTCCTTATACAGCTGCAACAATACATTGTGGAACTTTGGGCGTTATTCATGGCAGTAAAACATTGCTGATGCAGACAGCCGATGGCCAGGTAATTGAACCTTATTCTATTTCAGCAGGATTAGATTACCCCGGTATTGGTCCGATGCATGCCTATCTATCGCAAATAGGAAGAACCCATGTACTTTCTATTAATGATGATGAGGCTATGAATGCTGCTCTCTTTTTAACTCGCCAAGAGGGGATTATTCCTGCTATTGAGTCCTCTCATGCCCTTGCTGCTCTAAAATACATCTCTTTTAAACCAACAGATCGAGTGATTGTGTGCTTATCGGGAAGAGGAGATAAAGATTTAAATACCTACCTAAACTATTTTAAGAATGAAAACTAA
- a CDS encoding anthranilate phosphoribosyltransferase (COGs: COG0547 Anthranilate phosphoribosyltransferase~InterPro IPR005940:IPR017459:IPR000312~KEGG: bfr:BF2653 anthranilate phosphoribosyltransferase~PFAM: Glycosyl transferase, family 3; Glycosyl transferase, family 3, N-terminal~PRIAM: Anthranilate phosphoribosyltransferase~SPTR: Anthranilate phosphoribosyltransferase;~TIGRFAM: Anthranilate phosphoribosyl transferase~IMG reference gene:2504107529~PFAM: Glycosyl transferase family, a/b domain; Glycosyl transferase family, helical bundle domain~TIGRFAM: anthranilate phosphoribosyltransferase) yields the protein MKQILLKLYDEDTLNRDEAIEVIDILAQGKMNDASLASLISVFQMRPITIDEFLGFTEGMLRHKQDLSRLQSYDPIDIVGTGGDGKNTFNISTLACFTVAAAGYKVAKHGNYGVSSVSGASTVMEQLGIRFTSDSSRLERSLDACNITFLHAPLFNTGMKAAGKVRKELGTRTFFNMLGPVINPIQNKKILLGVYNLKMARLYQYMYQHTDVDFALVHSLDGYDEISLTSDFKVVDRKKESIIHPQDIGFEKLRQEALYGGSTPQEAAQIFVNVIQNKATLAQKQAVVVNAAYGIQLIDKKPLQECIAEAQRAMESGALQQTFEKFRTLNS from the coding sequence ATGAAACAGATTCTATTAAAACTATATGATGAGGATACGTTAAACCGTGATGAAGCCATTGAGGTAATAGATATTTTGGCTCAGGGAAAGATGAATGATGCTTCGCTGGCATCTCTGATCTCCGTTTTTCAAATGCGTCCTATTACCATTGATGAATTTTTAGGTTTTACCGAGGGTATGCTTCGACACAAACAAGACCTAAGTCGTTTGCAATCTTATGATCCTATTGATATTGTAGGAACGGGTGGAGATGGCAAAAACACCTTTAATATATCGACACTCGCTTGTTTTACCGTTGCTGCTGCGGGATATAAAGTTGCCAAACATGGTAATTATGGAGTGAGTTCTGTGAGTGGGGCTTCTACCGTGATGGAGCAGCTGGGCATCCGATTTACCTCCGATAGTTCTCGCTTAGAGCGTTCGCTAGATGCGTGTAATATAACATTTCTGCATGCTCCTCTCTTTAATACAGGTATGAAGGCTGCTGGCAAGGTACGCAAAGAACTCGGTACACGTACGTTTTTCAATATGCTGGGTCCTGTGATTAATCCCATTCAAAATAAGAAAATACTTCTAGGGGTTTACAATCTTAAAATGGCACGTCTCTACCAATATATGTATCAGCACACCGATGTAGATTTTGCTCTGGTGCATTCTCTTGATGGATACGATGAAATATCTCTCACAAGTGATTTTAAAGTAGTAGATCGAAAAAAAGAATCTATTATTCATCCACAAGATATCGGCTTTGAGAAATTACGTCAAGAGGCTCTCTATGGGGGATCGACACCTCAAGAAGCAGCACAAATCTTTGTGAATGTGATTCAAAATAAAGCAACTTTAGCACAAAAACAAGCCGTCGTAGTTAATGCCGCTTATGGCATTCAGCTGATTGATAAGAAACCTTTGCAAGAGTGCATTGCTGAGGCTCAAAGGGCTATGGAGAGTGGAGCTTTACAGCAAACGTTTGAAAAATTTAGAACCTTAAATAGTTGA